Proteins co-encoded in one Centroberyx gerrardi isolate f3 chromosome 18, fCenGer3.hap1.cur.20231027, whole genome shotgun sequence genomic window:
- the ephx1 gene encoding epoxide hydrolase 1: MFTEVLVGLVIAGLIFFLVQRSKTQVLKTEDGWWGSGAPPDDGEDFTIRPYKVTTGDEELEDLYRRIDQTRPIPSLEDSQFNYGFNSQYLQKVVSYWRNDFDWRRQVDKLNQYPHFKTNIEGIDIHYVHVKPKNLPEGTSAVPLMMVHGWPGSFYEFYGMIPLLTEPSDPDDLVFEVVCPSIPGYGYSEAPHKKGFDSVCAARIFHKLMKRLGFQQFYAHGGDWGWLITTNMSQLEPKIVKGLHLNFAPPSKPGLPMVLSIMLGRRFPKLFGFTDMDIQRLYPCMEKLVVESVKESGYMHIQATKPDTVGRGLNDSPVGLAAYILEKFSTWTDHDFRSLDDGGLTRKFSLDDLLTNVMIYWTSGCIVSSMRFYKENFSKGLNQPHEKIPVYVPTGFACFPNELMHTPKLWVQQKYRKLKTFTPMASGGHFAAMEEPQLMARDIQSFTKTLEKKKK, translated from the exons ATGTTCACCGAGGTGCTGGTTGGTCTGGTGATCGCAGGATTGATCTTCTTCCTGGTTCAGAGGAGCAAGACTCAGGTTCTGAAGACGGAGGATGGCTGGTGGGGGTCTGGAGCGCCCCCCGATGACGGGGAGGACTTCACCATTCGCCCCTACAAAGTCACCACTGGTGACGAAGAGCTGGAG gACCTTTACAGGAGGATAGACCAGACGCGCCCCATTCCCTCTTTGGAGGACAGCCAGTTTAATTACGGCTTCAACTCCCAGTACCTGCAGAAGGTGGTGTCTTACTGGAGGAACGACTTTGACTGGAGGAGACAAGTGGACAAACTCAACCAGTACCCACACTTCAAAACCAACATCGAAG GCATCGATATCCATTACGTGCACGTGAAGCCCAAGAACCTACCGGAGGGAACCAGCGCTGTTCCACTGATGATGGTTCACGGCTGGCCCGGCTCCTTCTACGAGTTCTATGGGATGATCCCACTGCTAACGGAGCCGTCAGACCCAGATGACCTTGTGTTTGAGGTGGTGTGTCCCTCCATACCGGGCTATGGCTACTCCGAAGCCCCACATAAGAAAG GTTTTGACTCGGTGTGTGCGGCGCGCATCTTCCACAAACTGATGAAGCGTCTCGGCTTCCAGCAGTTCTACGCCCATGGAGGAGACTGGGGCTGGCTGATCACCACCAACATGTCTCAGCTGGAGCCCaa GATAGTGAAAGGCTTGCACTTGAACTTTGCCCCTCCCTCCAAGCCGGGGCTGCCCATGGTTTTGTCCATCATGCTCGGCCGTCGCTTCCCCAAGCTGTTCGGCTTCACGGACATGGACATTCAGCGGCTCTACCCCTGCATGGAGAAACTGGTGGTGGAGTCCGTCAAAGAGTCTGGCTACATGCACATCCAGGCCACCAAACCTGACACCGTGG GTCGAGGACTGAACGACTCCCCAGTCGGTCTGGCTGCCTACATTCTGGAGAAGTTCTCCACATGGACCGACCACGACTTCAGGAGCCTGGACGACGGAGGACTCACCAG GAAGTTCTCTCTGGATGACCTGCTGACCAATGTGATGATCTACTGGACGTCCGGCTGCATCGTCTCCTCCATGAGGTTCTACAAGGAAAACTTCAGCAAAGGCCTCAACCAGCCCCATGAGAA GATCCCAGTGTATGTGCCTACTGGTTTTGCCTGCTTCCCCAACGAGCTGATGCACACACCCAAGCTGTGGGTCCAACAGAAATACCGCAAACTCAAGACCTTCACGCCCATGGCCAGCGGTGGCCATTTTGCTGCCATGGAGGAGCCCCAGCTAATGGCCCGGGACATCCAGAGCTTCACCAAGAcactggagaagaagaagaaatag
- the srp9 gene encoding signal recognition particle 9 kDa protein, which translates to MPYYQTWEEFSRAAEKLYLTDPMKVRVVLKYRHCDGNLCIKVTDDAVCLQYKTDQAQDVKKIEKLHGKLMRLMVSKETHSGSMETD; encoded by the exons ATGCCTTACTATCAGACATGGGAGGAGTTCTCTCGTGCAGCGGAAAAACTGTATTTGACAGATCCCATGAAG GTCAGAGTGGTTCTCAAGTACAGACACTGCGATGGAAACCTCTGCATTAAAGTGACCGACGATGCCGTG tgtttacagtacaAGACGGACCAGGCCCAGGATGTGAAGAAGATCGAGAAGCTCCACGGCAAACTGATGAGGCTCATGGTGTCCAAGGAGACGCACAGCGGCTCCATGGAGACGGACTGA
- the tcf23 gene encoding uncharacterized protein tcf23: MAVNPLEGLMSVAVDHQLISDPQSQQACPAGSQASLHGHRQSVRSSREPRKWVQSGSGPSSSSGPNTGSGSGCGSTVQARMLRPQHSPENAARERSRVRNLRQAFHSLQAALPSVPPDTKLSKLDVLVLATNYIAHLTETLDQGGTEHILPSRPGGYLHPVKKWPMRSLLYCGSMGELLSGVPTNQTPPPGRDGTRPLTPTLEADAE, translated from the exons ATGGCTGTGAATCCTCTGGAAGGTCTCATGTCGGTTGCGGTGGACCACCAGCTCATCTCCGACCCACAGAGCCAGCAGGCCTGTCCAGCCGGCAGCCAAGCATCCCTGCATGGCCACAGGCAGAGCGTACGCAGCAGCCGGGAACCAAGAAAGTGG GTGCAGTCTGGATCTGGGCCCAGCTCCAGTTCAGGCCCAAACACCGGTTCGGGTTCTGGTTGTGGGTCGACAGTCCAGGCCAGGATGCTGAGGCCCCAGCACTCCCCAGAAAACGCTGCCAGGGAGAGGAGCCGCGTACGCAACCTGCGACAGGCCTTCCACAGTCTGCAG GCTGCTCTGCCCTCAGTCCCACCAGATACCAAGCTGTCCAAACTGGATGTTCTGGTTCTGGCTACCAACTACATCGCCCACCTAACAGAGACTCTGGACCAGGGAGGGACTGAGCACATTCTGCCCTCCAGGCCGGGCGGATACCTCCATCCTGTTAAG aaGTGGCCCATGCGTTCCCTGCTCTACTGCGGCAGCATGGGAGAGCTGCTATCAGGAGTTCCAACCAATCAGACGCCTCCAccaggacgggacgggacacGCCCACTGACCCCCACCTTAGAGGCCGACGCAGAATAA